Within the Candidatus Baltobacteraceae bacterium genome, the region CCGCTTGCGTCGAGGTGACCAGGCCGACCTGCACCGGCACGCGCACCAGTTTCTTGCCTTGTTGCACCATCAGCGTGGCGTCTTCACCTTGCGTTACCGCGCTGGCCGTGCTGGCGCCGCCGCCCCACGGACTGGCTGCCGCTGTGTCACCCTGAGCCTGTCGAAGGGTGGCATGCACCGCGGTAACCGGAACAACGAGCGCGTTGGGCGCGCTTGCCACGTCGATCGTGGCGTTGGCCGTCATGCCCGGGAGCAGTTGGCCGGTCGTGTTGTCGACGTCGACCACCACGTCGTAGGTGACCACGTTGTTCACGGTCGTCGGGTTGATGCGCACCTGCGTGACCTTGCCGTGGAAGACTTGGTTCGGGTAGGCGAGCACCGTGAAGTCGACGTTATCGCCCTGTTTCACGCCACCGATATCCGGTTCGCCGACGTTGATGTCGACTTCCATTTGATTCAGGTTCTGCGCGATGAGGAAGAGCGTAGGCGTCTGCAGCGAGGCAGCGACGGTTTGACCGATCGAGACGTCGCGTGCGACCACCGTGCCGGTAACCGGCGAGGTGATGACGGTGTTGTTCAGGTTGACTTGGTCTTGCGCCACCGTTGCGGCCGCCGCTTGCGCTGCGGCTTGCGCCGCCTGCGCGCCGGCGCCCTGCGCTTGTGTCTGGGCCTGCGTTTGCGCGTAGGCCGCTTGCGCCTGCGCTACCGCGGCTTCGTCTTGCGCGACCGTCGATTGGTCTTGCTGCACGGTTTCTTGCGCGATGTACCCTTCGCTCAAGAGCGTTTGATCGCGCGTGAGCTGCTCTTGCGCCACCGTCAATGCGGCTTGCGCTTTGGGAATGGCGGTCTGCGCGGCGTTCGCGCCGGCCGCTTCGGCGCTCGTGTTCGCGCCGGCCTCGGCTGCTTCGGCTTGCGCTTGCGCAAGGTTAGCTTGCGCTTGATCGAGCTGATCTTGAATCGTGCTCGGGTCGATGCGCGCGAGAACCTCGCCCTTGGTAACTTTCGAATTGTAGTCGACGTAAAGTTGCGAGATAGTGCCCGAAACTTGCGTGCCGACCGAAATGCTGTTTTGCGGATTGACCGTTCCCGACGCGGTGACCGATTGGGTGAGCGTTTGCTGCACGACGGGCGCCGTGACGACTTGCACCGCCGAGCGAGCGCGCACCATGAGCGTGCCTGCGATCAGGACCACGATCAGGAGTGCAGCCAGCGCAGCGAGCAGCCAACGCGGCACCCGGCTGAAGAGCTGCCCGAAGGCGCCGAGGCCTGGGAAGCCCGCTGGGAGCGGTAGCGATTGTGCTGACATGGTGTATTCCTCCGCTGCCAGCGTACGGCGGCGCCCTGACGGCCGATGGTTATTTGGGTTAGTACCTGGTTAGGGTCGCCCGACTGCGCGAGCCGCAGGACAGCCACTGTCACCCTGAGGTGCGAGCCGCAGGCGAGCCTCCCGTCACCCTGAGGTGCGAGCCGCAGGCGAGCCTCGAAGGGTAGGGTACTATGGCGCCATGAGTACAGAACGCGAGAAGCCACTGTCCCCCAAAGAAGCCGAATCGATGGGCCGGCAAACCGAGACGCATACGCTCGGTGAAAAGATCAGCGACCAAGTCGTGTACGGCGACACTGAGTCGGTTGAAAACGAAGACCAGATGGATGCGCATCACGCCGAGTCCGACGAGCATGTCTAATGGACATCGGGATCATCGGCGCCGGAAACATCGGCGGCACGCTGGTACGACGTTTAACTAAGCTCGGGCATCACGTGAAGGTCGCGAACTCGCGCGGCCCGGAGACGCTTGCCGATCTCGCGCGCGAAACCGGCGCGAGCGCGGTCGACGTGCGCGACGCGGTGCGCGACGTTAAGGTCATCGTGGTGTCGATTCCGATGAAACACGTGCCGGACTTGCCGAAAGGCTTGTTCGCGAATGTCGACGCGCGCGTCGCGGTGATCGATACGTCGAATTATTATCCGCGCCAGCGCGACGGGCGCATCGACGCGATCGAAAAGGGGATGGCCGAGAGCCGGTGGGTGGAGCAGCAAATCGGGCATCCCGTGATCAAGGCGTTCAACAACATCTATGCCGAGCACTTATACGAAGAGGGACGGCCGTCGGGTGCGCCCGGCCGGATTGCGCTTCCGATTGCCGGCGACGACGCGCACGCGAAGATGGTCGTCATCGATCTCGTCGATCAGCTCGGCTTCGATCCGGTCGATGCCGGCGGCCTCGAGGATTCGTGGCGACAACAACCCGGCACGCCGGTGTATGCGCGCGACTTCGACACTGCCGGCGTCCGCAGCGCGCTCGCTCACGCAACGCGCGAACGCACACCCGAATGGCGCGCTAGCGACGCCAGCCCAGGTAGTTACGAGGAACCGAAGTAAGTGGGACTGAAACCTGCCCCTCCGAAGAGGTGGAAACCGTGGCCGTCAGACCGAGACGCATACGATCGGCCAGAAGACCAAATGTTTTCGCAATCGTGCGATGCAGTACGGAGTGGCCCACTCGCGATCTCGATCAAGACGCTCGCGCAACATCTCGGGTTCATGTGGCGCGACACGCACCCGTTCGGCGCGGCTTCCATCGAATGGTACGATCGCTTCGCACACGGCGACGTATCCGGAAAGGAGCGGATACTCTGCAATGAAGACGATTGCTACGCTACGCGCGCCTTGTCGGACGCGATCAGGCTTTATCACCTGACCCTCTTCCAGCCCCCCGCCTGGTGTTCTCGCCCCGCTAACCGTCGAGCGTTCAATCAAGGGCGTTACTCCAGTCCACGTCCGCCGTTACTCGCACCCTCAAAACAACGATGACGCGTAACCCTTTGCGCTCACGTGGATTGGCCGCGTGCGTCGCGCGCGGTGTCGGGGGTCACTGGCGTCGGTAGCGCACTGTTTTCAGCTGGCGTTTGCCGGCACAGCTCCACTCAAAATGCCAGCCATATGGCCGAAGCGCCCCTCATAATTCCCTCATTTAGTAGGCGGATGGAATGGCAACCACTAAGTATAGTAGTATGAGTCGCCTTGGAACGCGCTATCTCGGGTCTAAGGCCAGGGTCCTTCGTCCACTCTTGGAGTTAATTGGACGACCACGGACACAAGACGCGCGATTTATCGACGGCTTCGCTGGTACCGGCATTGTGAGCCAGGCCGCGGCGAACGTGGGATGGAGGGTAACCGCAAACGATACGTTGACGTCGGCTACCGTACTAGCCACGGCACGGTTGACTAGTGCCGCCTCGACCCCATTCGCTGCCCTGGGCGGTTACAGCTCGGCGCAGGCGGTCCTGAACGGGACACCTGGAGTGCCCGGCTTTCTGACGCGCGAGTACTCGCCATTCCCCTCGGGTGCTCAGCGAATGTACTTTACCGTCGAAAACGCGATGAAGATTGACGCCATTCGGCTCAAGATAGGAGAATGGCGCACCGCGGGACTCATTTCCGACCTAGAGCAGAATCTGCTCATCGCGGATTTAATCGAGGCGGCAAACTCGGTTGCGAACACGGCCGGTACATACGGTTGCTACCTTAGTTCATGGACATCTTCCTCGCAGCAAAACCTGTATCTTGCGCGAAGAGCCTTACGCGCGAACCCGGTCGAGTTCACCGTGCTAAATTCTGACGTGTTCACGATTCGCAGCGCAGTGGTCGACACCGTTTACCTTGACCCCCCGTACACGAAGAGGCAATATGCCGCTTACTATCACATACTCGAGACAATAGCTCTTTATGATGAGCCAGCCGTCTCAGGTGTCACTGGATTGCGCCCTTGGAAAGACAAGGCCTCCGTTTTTTGCTATAAGCGCAAAGCACTTTCTAACATTCTTCGACTGATTGAACAGCAGAAAGCTAATCGTATTCTACTCTCCTACAATTCTGAGGGCCATGTCGCCCTAAACGAGCTTGTCGACAAGCTAGCGGAGATTAGAAACGTTACTCTCCATGAACTTGGGGCGGTGGGGAGATATGCGTCAAATGGATCAAACGCAACTGGATCTCCGACGGAATATCTAATAGAAATGCTACCCGTCGGGACGCGAGTCACAACTATGGCAGCATCCCAAGATCGCCTACTGTCTCTGGTATAGCAGATGGCCATAGATTTGAATTATCAAGCGAGAGCGCTCCAGGTTTCGCTCTCCGCCCTAGAATTCGGGCTGTCGGATCTCGATCGCGCTCATCACAGCTCAGCAATGATGCAGGTGCTCGAGGACGCGGCCTGTCTTATCTCTGGACTCGACGCGAAGGAATATGCTTCCGTGTTCAAAGAGCGACGCCCAATGCGTCGCAAGTTATCCCAACGACTCGCCCGCGACGTTGCCCTTACTATCGCAAGCGGCGAGATCGGCTTTCCGCCCTCGGTCGCGTTAGCAACGCTCGTCGAAGAATGTCAGCGGCGATCCAGCAAGAGAAAACTCTCCGGATCGTTTTATACTGACTACCGTCTCGCTCGTATCCTTGTCCGGGGCCTAGAACGCGTTAGCGATCCGATCTTGCTGGATCCAGCCTGTGGTTCGGGTTTGCTCTTGGCAGCGGCGGCGCTTCAGATTGCGCCCAGCGATCTTTTGCGGAGATCCGACTTCATTGCCAACGGCCTTTTTGGCATTGATATAGACGCTAACGCGATCCGCGGTGCAAGACTCGTGCTTGCGTCCATGGTGAACTCAATCAGCGCAGTGATGTCAGCCTCTAAACACCTGCTTCTTCAGGACAGCTTGGCCGAGAACGCATGGTCGGACGCGACCTACACTCACGTGATCTGCAATCCTCCGTGGGAGCGCTTAGCGCTGACGCAGTACGACGTGCTCCGGAGCAGGGGCGTGGATGTTATTTATGGCGCACCCATCCCTTCCTTTCATTCCGAGACGCACGCTGCAAAGCAAGAACGCCGGCTTTACGCCAAAATGCTCAGGGAGAAGACGATCGCTCCCGATCTGAGGCAAATTGACCTCTCAGCATGCTTTCTCGAACTGGCAATCTCGGGACTCCGACTGGGCAGAACGCTTCGATATCTAATGCCAGGTTCGTTGATACGCGCGGCATCGTTTGGGCGTCTACGCGAAAAACTGTTCAGTGACTCCGAGTCAGTCGAAATTTCAATCTTCGACAACCGCGCAAAGTTTTTCGAGGCCGATTCCCGCCTGAAGTTTTGCATAGTCTCCGCGAAGGGTAAGGGTGCTGGAGGAGTTAGACAATCAATTTCCATCGACCACGGCTTCGTGCAAAACGACGTGGTTAGGCGAACGAAGAGCCTCGTTTTTGACCAAAGGGATGTGGCTCGTATCAGGCCTGACCTCACAATACCGGAGATTCGTTCGCGCGAGGAATGGACAATCTTTGCTTCCGCTTCAAGGCATATGGCTTTCGGCAACTCACAGGTTTGGAACCCCAGGT harbors:
- a CDS encoding efflux RND transporter periplasmic adaptor subunit; protein product: MSAQSLPLPAGFPGLGAFGQLFSRVPRWLLAALAALLIVVLIAGTLMVRARSAVQVVTAPVVQQTLTQSVTASGTVNPQNSISVGTQVSGTISQLYVDYNSKVTKGEVLARIDPSTIQDQLDQAQANLAQAQAEAAEAGANTSAEAAGANAAQTAIPKAQAALTVAQEQLTRDQTLLSEGYIAQETVQQDQSTVAQDEAAVAQAQAAYAQTQAQTQAQGAGAQAAQAAAQAAAATVAQDQVNLNNTVITSPVTGTVVARDVSIGQTVAASLQTPTLFLIAQNLNQMEVDINVGEPDIGGVKQGDNVDFTVLAYPNQVFHGKVTQVRINPTTVNNVVTYDVVVDVDNTTGQLLPGMTANATIDVASAPNALVVPVTAVHATLRQAQGDTAAASPWGGGASTASAVTQGEDATLMVQQGKKLVRVPVQVGLVTSTQAAVSPLDGATLSAGENVVTSMSGGSHKGNAKGNYQAQHAQSGSSNPLAGGGTPSRGATRGIQ
- a CDS encoding NAD(P)-binding domain-containing protein; translated protein: MDIGIIGAGNIGGTLVRRLTKLGHHVKVANSRGPETLADLARETGASAVDVRDAVRDVKVIVVSIPMKHVPDLPKGLFANVDARVAVIDTSNYYPRQRDGRIDAIEKGMAESRWVEQQIGHPVIKAFNNIYAEHLYEEGRPSGAPGRIALPIAGDDAHAKMVVIDLVDQLGFDPVDAGGLEDSWRQQPGTPVYARDFDTAGVRSALAHATRERTPEWRASDASPGSYEEPK
- a CDS encoding N-6 DNA methylase, yielding MAIDLNYQARALQVSLSALEFGLSDLDRAHHSSAMMQVLEDAACLISGLDAKEYASVFKERRPMRRKLSQRLARDVALTIASGEIGFPPSVALATLVEECQRRSSKRKLSGSFYTDYRLARILVRGLERVSDPILLDPACGSGLLLAAAALQIAPSDLLRRSDFIANGLFGIDIDANAIRGARLVLASMVNSISAVMSASKHLLLQDSLAENAWSDATYTHVICNPPWERLALTQYDVLRSRGVDVIYGAPIPSFHSETHAAKQERRLYAKMLREKTIAPDLRQIDLSACFLELAISGLRLGRTLRYLMPGSLIRAASFGRLREKLFSDSESVEISIFDNRAKFFEADSRLKFCIVSAKGKGAGGVRQSISIDHGFVQNDVVRRTKSLVFDQRDVARIRPDLTIPEIRSREEWTIFASASRHMAFGNSQVWNPRFFRELDMTMDRELFHRRDAKTTVPLVEGRHITHYRHDTKAFVSGSGRSAVWKVLSAEKPCAIRPQYFVDRGDATDRVGSRLDRWRVGFCDIGGQTNERTFVSALIPPGAACGNKVPTMDFADDLDGFVSAAFLGISNSFIFDWLVRRVVSTSINFFILRSLPMPAVERTSSVWRQLVGAVHRLGVCHHAHNNAARPSALGAAVLRRHVDFAAAELYGITAGQLDLILRDFPLLDRSQPPLPGERGSTVTRDYLLSQAYTRPSSTRKWKLYYDRYERAAAIGAIPYVTSQLAL